From Herbaspirillum sp. WKF16:
TCGACCACGATTTCCGGGCGGACGAAGGGCAGGTTCTTGTTCATGTTCTGTCTCCTTGCTCGCGGATCAGTGATGCGCGAACAGCATGTCGTTGATGCGGGTTTCCAGTTCGGCCTGGGCCGCGGTGCCCATCTGCTCCGGCGCGATGCTGTTGAGTTCGGCGCGCACCTGGCCCGGGTGCGGGGTCAGCAGCAGGATGCGGGTGCCGATGCGGATCGCCTCTTCGATCGAGTGCGTCACGAACAGCACGGTGAACTGGGTGTCGTCCCACAGGCGCAGCAGCTCGTCCTGCATCTTGCGGCGCGTGAGCGCGTCCAGCGCGGCGAAGGGTTCGTCCATCAGCAGCACGTCCGGCTCCATGGCCATGCCGCGCGCGATCGAGACGCGCTGCTTCATGCCGCCCGAAAGCATGTGGGGATAGCTGTCGATGAACTTGGCCAGGCCCACTTTCTCGATGTAGTACTCGGCGCGTTCGGCGGCGGCCACGCCTTGCAGGCGACCGCTGGCGCTGAGCGCGAACTCGACGTTCTGGCGCACCGTCTTCCACGGCAGCAGCTGGTCGAACTCCTGGAACACCATCATGCGGTCCGGCCCCGGCTCGCGCACCTCGCGGCCCTTGAGGCGGATCGCGCCCGAGGTCGGCTGCAGGTAGCCGCCGATGGCCTTCAACAGCGTGGACTTGCCGCAACCCGAGGGGCCGAGCAAGATGTAGCGGTCGGAAGGATGGACGTTGAAGCTGACCTGCTGGGTGGCGGTCACCAGCGAATCGCTGGTCTTGTATTGCAGGGTGACGTTGTCGATCTCCAGCAGCGGGCGCGAAGGATCGACGGCGGATGCGGCGTCATGGGCATTGTCGCTCATGCAAGTCTCCAATCTGGTTTTAGTAGTTGGATCGCATGCTAGGGCGCGAAGCTGTAACGAATCTGACTAAATCCTGACGCGTGGCTTTTTTTCGCGCCCCGGCGACGCCGGCGGGCATACAATTGCGCCTGCCCAAGCAGCGCCACAGCTGCAGCATCAGCATAAGACTGGAGATAACACCATGCGCATCCTGCTGGTCGAAGACACCCCCGACGTGGCCGAAGCCATCGTCTCCCACCTCGCCCGCATCGGCCACACCGTGGAATGGGAAAGCAACGGCGCCGCCGCCGGCCGCCGCATGGCCGACGCCTACGACCTGGTGATCCTGGACGTGATGCTGCCGCAGCAGGACGGCTTCTCGCTGCTGGAGCAGCTGCGCGGGCGCGGCCAGCACACGCCGGTGCTGATGCTGACCGCCTGCGCCGAGATCGAGGAGCGGGTGCGCGCGCTGGACCTGGGCGCCGACGACTACCTGATCAAGCCCTTCGACTTCCGCGAGCTGGACGCCCGCATCCGCGTCCTGCTGCGGCGCAGCGGCGGCGAATCGACCAACCTGATCCACTGCGCCAACGTCAGCATCGACCGCAAGAGCCGCAGCGCCACGCTGGACGGCGCACCCATCGAGCTGACCCGGCGCGAGGTGACGCTGCTGGAGATCATCGCCGCCCGCCCGGGACGCATCTTCAACAAGGAAGAACTGATGGATCGCCTCTTCACCGTGGACGACACACCCAACGCCAACACCGTCGAACAATACGTGGCGCGCCTGCGCAAGAAGCTGGTCGGCGCCGCCTTCGAGATCCGCACGCTGCGCGGCCTGGGCTACCAGCTGGTGCTGCACGCGCCGGCCGACGCCGGGGCCCTCCACTGATGCAGCGTTCGCAGCACGTCGTCGCCGGGCGCTCGCTGTATGTCCGGCTGGTCACGCGCATGGGGGCGGTGCTGGCGGTGAGCGCCGCGGTGCTGCTGATCGCCATCTGGATCTCCACCCAGCTGGCCGCCAATGACGCCTACGACCGCATCCTCTCCGGCAGCGCGCTGCAGATCGCCGAGAACACCTGGTACGAGAACGGCGCCGTCAACGTCGACGTGCCGCTGGCCGCGCTGTCGATGCTGGGCACGGGCGACCACGCGATCTACGCGGTGTTCGACCCGCAAGGCCGGGTGATCGCCGGCGACGGCGAGTTCCGCCCCGAGATTCCCTGGGACGAACTGGAGCAAGGCCCGCTGCTGCGCGACGGCGAGTACCTCGGCACGCCGGTGCGCATGGCCGTCATCGGCCGCCGCATGCCGGTGGCCGGGCCCCACCCGTGGGCGGTGATCGTGCTGGCGCAGACCAACAACGCCCGCACCTCCTTCGCCCAGAGCCTGGGCACCAAGGCGCTGCTGCTGATCGTGGCCATGAGCGCACTGACGCTGGTGGCGGCCATGTTCACGCTGTACCAGGCGCTGGCGCCCCTCAAACGCATCGAGGCGGCGATCCGCGAGCGCGACCTGAACGACCTCTCGCCGCTGACGCTGACGGTGCCGGCCGAGACCCACGCGCTGGTGTCGGCCATCAACGCCTTCATGCAGCGCCTGGCGGTGCACCGCGCCACCATGCGCCGCGTGATCGGCGACGCCGCGCACCAGTTGCGCACCCCGGTCACGGCGCTCTTGTCGCAGATGGAATTGCTGGAGTCGCAGACCGACGACGACAGGCGCCGCCGCCACCTGGACCAGCTGCGCGAGCGCACGCGCAGCCTGGGCGCGCTGGTGAACCAGCTGATCAACCACGCGATGGTCCAGCACCGCAACGACATCAGCCTGCGCGGGCGCATCGACCTGGGCGAGCTGGTGCGCCGGCAGATGACCGAGGTGCTCTCCAACCGCGCGCGCACGCCCGACGACCTGGCGCTGGACACGCCGCAGGCGCCCTGCCTGATCCGCGGCGACGCCATCAGCCTGGCCGAGGCGATCAAGAACATCCTCGACAACGCCCTGCAATACGGCGCGCCCGGCCTGCTGCACGTGCGCCTGGAGACGCGCCCTGAGCGCTGCGAACTGCGCTTCGTCGACGACGGCCCCGGCATCGCGGCGGCCGACTGGGAACGCCTGCGCAAGCCCTTCGCGCCGCGCGGCGAAGGACGCATGGGCGCCAGCCTGGGCCTGTCCATCGTGGAGGAAGTCATGCGCGCGCACGACGGCGAGATGCGCTTCGAACATCTGCCCGAGGGGCATTTTGCGGTGGTGCTGGAGTTTCCTGCCTGGCAGGAGTCTCTGGCGTTCCCCTAGTCCGGGATCAGGCCCAGCTCCCGCCGCATCGCCGCACGGTCGAACTCCTTCTCCCATACCGCGATCACCACGCACGCCAGGCAATTGCCGATGACGTTGGTGAGCGAGCGGCATTTCATCAGCCGCTCCACGCCCAGCAGCAGCACGATGCCGCCCACGGGCACCAGTTGCAAGGCGGTCAGCGTGGCGGCCAGGGCGATGAAGCCGGAACCGGTGACGCTGGTGGCGCCCTTGGAGGTGAGCATGGCGATGGCCAGCAGCGTGGCCAGTTGCCACGGCCCGAGGTGCACGCCGGACGCCTGCGCCAGGAACAGCGTGGCCATGGCGAGGTAGAGGTTGGTGCCGGAGAGGTTGAAACTGTAGCCCGCCGGCAGCACCAGGCGCACCACGCTGCGCGAGCAGCCCAGCCGTTCCATCTTGTTGATCAGGCCGGGCAGCGCCGCCACCGAGGAGGCGGTGAAGATCACCAGCAGCAGCTCGTCGCGCACATAGGCGATCAGGCGGAACAGGTTCACGCCCAGGCCGCGCGCGATCAGGGCCATCACCGCGATCACGAAGAACAGGCTGGCCAGGTAGATCGCGCCGACGAAGCGCAGCAGCGGCAGCATCGACCCCATGCCGTAGCGGCCGATGGTGAAGGCCATCGCGCCGAAGGCGGCCAGCGGCGCCAGCCTGAGGATGATGTTGATCATCCCGAACAGCACGCCCAGCACCGCCTCAAGAAAATCGCGCAGCCGGCCGAAGCGTTCGTCGCGGGCCGACAGCTTGCCCAGCGCGACGCCGAAGAACACCGCCACCAGCAGGATCTGCAGGCTGTTGTTGTGGACGAAGGCGCCGATGAAGCTGTCCGGGATCAGCCCCAGCGCAAACTGGTCGATGCGGAAATCCTCGGCGCGGCGGATGTAGCCCGCCGCCAGTTCGCCGCCGGCCGCCTGCGCGGCGTCGGTCGAGAGATCGAGATGGAAGCCGCCGCCCGGTTGCAGCAAGACGCCGGCGGCAATGCCCACCACCAGCGAGAGCAAGGCCATGGCCTCGAAGTAGAGCACGGCCTTGCCGCCGAGCCTGGCGGCGCGGGCCCGGCCCTGCATGCCGGCGATGCCCGACACCACCAGCATGAACATGATCACGCCGATCAGCATGCCGATCAGCTTGACGAAGCCGTCCGACAACGGCTTCAACTGCACCGCCACATCCGGCAGCCATTGGCCCAGCGCAATGCCGGCCGCGATCGCCGCCGCCATCTGCACCAGTCCGTTGCTGAAGATCCTCCCTGCCATCTTGCAGGCGCCGGGGCGGCGCCGTCTCCCTCTCTTGTCGTTATGGCGCGGCCTCGAAGCCGGCCTTGTTTTGCCCTGCCGCAAGTCTACCGGCGAAGCCGCCCGCGTACTCTAAGGGATATCCGTCATTGCCGCAGGCGCTGCCCATGGCGGCGGCGGTTCGGCATCTGTAAAATGTATCGACAATTCAAATCGCCAACAAACAAAATATAGAGACAGGGACGAACAGAACGCCATGGAACTGCGTCATCTCCGCTATTTCCTGGTGGTCGCCGAGGAGCAGCACTTCACGCGCGCCGCCGAACGCCTGGGCATGCAGCAGCCCCCGTTGTCGCAGCAGATCCGCTTGCTGGAACAGGAGCTGGGCTTCGAGCTGTTCCGCCGCCATCCCAAGGGCGCCGACCTGACCGCCGGCGGCAAGGTGTTCCTGGAGGAGGCCAAGGCCATCCTGCGCAGCGTCGAGCTGGCCTCGCAGAAGGCCGCGCGCGCGGCGCAAGGCTTCGCCGGCACCATCTCGATCGGCTTCACCAGCTCGGCCGCCGCCCACCCGCTGATCCCCGGCATCATCCGCGCCTACCGCCAGGCCTATCCGGGCGTGCACATGGCGCTGACCGAGGCCAACGCCGCCGAACTGACCGAGGATGTCATGCACGGCAAGGTCGACATGGGTTTCCTGCGCCAGCCGGTGGCGCAGCCGCAGGGCATCGCCTTTCACGCGCTGGTGGAAGAGGAAATGTTGCTGATCCTGCCCGCCGGCCATCCCCTGCTGGCCGATGCGCGCAAGCGCGGCCGGCGCGCCGGGGACGATGCGATGCCCGAGGTCTCGCTCAAGGCGCTGGCGGGCGAGGAGTTCATCCTGGTGCGCCGCCATGGCGCGCCGGGCATGTATTCCAACCTGATCGCGGCGTGCGAGAACGCCGGCTTCACGCCGAAGATCGCGCTGGAGATCGACCGCATGCTGACCAACATCAGCCTGGTGGCCGCGGGCGTGGGGATATCGGTGGTGCCGGCCTCGATGAAGAGTTTCCACCGCGAGAGCGTGGTGTATTGCCGGGTGAAGGACGCCAGGCCGGCGTTGCTGGCGCCGATCAACCTGGTCTGCCGCGGCGAGCCCGCCGGGCCGACGCAGCAGAACTTCCTGAAGCTGGCGCGGGAATTCCCCGGGCGCGCCGGCGGCTGAAGCGCCGCGCCGGGGCGGCGCTCACCTTTCCATCACTTCCATTCGAGGATGGCGCTCTTGCGATCCAGCCAATGCACCTTCACGCCGCCGGGCGCCACCTTGCGAGCGGCGCAGGCGCTGGCGGCCAGCGCGAACGGCGCATCGTAGTAGCGGCCCGATGCAGAGGAACGCAGCGCGGTCTGCGGCGCGTTCTTGCTGATCCAGTCGGCCGAATTGGTGCGCAGGAAGATCATGCAGGCGCCGCCGTTGTCGGCCACCTG
This genomic window contains:
- a CDS encoding ABC transporter ATP-binding protein, with the protein product MSDNAHDAASAVDPSRPLLEIDNVTLQYKTSDSLVTATQQVSFNVHPSDRYILLGPSGCGKSTLLKAIGGYLQPTSGAIRLKGREVREPGPDRMMVFQEFDQLLPWKTVRQNVEFALSASGRLQGVAAAERAEYYIEKVGLAKFIDSYPHMLSGGMKQRVSIARGMAMEPDVLLMDEPFAALDALTRRKMQDELLRLWDDTQFTVLFVTHSIEEAIRIGTRILLLTPHPGQVRAELNSIAPEQMGTAAQAELETRINDMLFAHH
- a CDS encoding response regulator transcription factor, with translation MRILLVEDTPDVAEAIVSHLARIGHTVEWESNGAAAGRRMADAYDLVILDVMLPQQDGFSLLEQLRGRGQHTPVLMLTACAEIEERVRALDLGADDYLIKPFDFRELDARIRVLLRRSGGESTNLIHCANVSIDRKSRSATLDGAPIELTRREVTLLEIIAARPGRIFNKEELMDRLFTVDDTPNANTVEQYVARLRKKLVGAAFEIRTLRGLGYQLVLHAPADAGALH
- a CDS encoding sensor histidine kinase, whose translation is MQRSQHVVAGRSLYVRLVTRMGAVLAVSAAVLLIAIWISTQLAANDAYDRILSGSALQIAENTWYENGAVNVDVPLAALSMLGTGDHAIYAVFDPQGRVIAGDGEFRPEIPWDELEQGPLLRDGEYLGTPVRMAVIGRRMPVAGPHPWAVIVLAQTNNARTSFAQSLGTKALLLIVAMSALTLVAAMFTLYQALAPLKRIEAAIRERDLNDLSPLTLTVPAETHALVSAINAFMQRLAVHRATMRRVIGDAAHQLRTPVTALLSQMELLESQTDDDRRRRHLDQLRERTRSLGALVNQLINHAMVQHRNDISLRGRIDLGELVRRQMTEVLSNRARTPDDLALDTPQAPCLIRGDAISLAEAIKNILDNALQYGAPGLLHVRLETRPERCELRFVDDGPGIAAADWERLRKPFAPRGEGRMGASLGLSIVEEVMRAHDGEMRFEHLPEGHFAVVLEFPAWQESLAFP
- a CDS encoding cation:dicarboxylate symporter family transporter; protein product: MAGRIFSNGLVQMAAAIAAGIALGQWLPDVAVQLKPLSDGFVKLIGMLIGVIMFMLVVSGIAGMQGRARAARLGGKAVLYFEAMALLSLVVGIAAGVLLQPGGGFHLDLSTDAAQAAGGELAAGYIRRAEDFRIDQFALGLIPDSFIGAFVHNNSLQILLVAVFFGVALGKLSARDERFGRLRDFLEAVLGVLFGMINIILRLAPLAAFGAMAFTIGRYGMGSMLPLLRFVGAIYLASLFFVIAVMALIARGLGVNLFRLIAYVRDELLLVIFTASSVAALPGLINKMERLGCSRSVVRLVLPAGYSFNLSGTNLYLAMATLFLAQASGVHLGPWQLATLLAIAMLTSKGATSVTGSGFIALAATLTALQLVPVGGIVLLLGVERLMKCRSLTNVIGNCLACVVIAVWEKEFDRAAMRRELGLIPD
- a CDS encoding LysR substrate-binding domain-containing protein yields the protein MELRHLRYFLVVAEEQHFTRAAERLGMQQPPLSQQIRLLEQELGFELFRRHPKGADLTAGGKVFLEEAKAILRSVELASQKAARAAQGFAGTISIGFTSSAAAHPLIPGIIRAYRQAYPGVHMALTEANAAELTEDVMHGKVDMGFLRQPVAQPQGIAFHALVEEEMLLILPAGHPLLADARKRGRRAGDDAMPEVSLKALAGEEFILVRRHGAPGMYSNLIAACENAGFTPKIALEIDRMLTNISLVAAGVGISVVPASMKSFHRESVVYCRVKDARPALLAPINLVCRGEPAGPTQQNFLKLAREFPGRAGG